The Saprospiraceae bacterium genome includes a window with the following:
- a CDS encoding RagB/SusD family nutrient uptake outer membrane protein, which produces MIKNKILIITTIFIACTFNACNEDFLETKPSNSVDAGSVFATTKSADAAVNGIYRALTRRYRDSQGHSGYPAHMLIIDAMADDMVFTTTSNNWHFGEQQWIAHRSETGTLTAFGYDLFYRIISNANNIIAGIDGAAGPQADKERIKGEALGLRALAYFNLVQMYGKRYDATKKPNSQLGVSLLLAPTFEGLPRATVEEIYTQINKDLADASAVMKTTRLNKSHININVIKGIHARVALAQQNWADAAKFAAEARAGQTLMSNAQYQDGFADITNPEWMWGFDHLEDQSEFFGGYHSYISCNYNSSVIRTVPRAINGILYDSIPATDVRSKMWVKAPTATNSVVPPGGVRRPYMGQKFRLPGVPSTSTMGDVPYMRAGEMFLIEAEAQARAGNNTAAQDALFTLVVNRDPSYKKSTKTGVALINEIMFHRRVELWGEGHRWFDLKRLDLPVDRKGAGHIIAVALFLEKPAGHVEWEFLLPRRELETNKQAVQNPL; this is translated from the coding sequence ATGATAAAGAATAAAATATTAATAATCACAACTATATTTATTGCCTGCACCTTCAATGCATGCAATGAGGATTTTCTTGAAACCAAACCATCCAACAGTGTGGATGCAGGGTCTGTTTTTGCAACCACCAAAAGTGCAGATGCTGCTGTAAATGGTATCTATAGGGCTCTGACAAGAAGATATCGTGATTCTCAGGGTCATTCAGGGTATCCGGCACATATGCTGATCATCGATGCTATGGCAGATGATATGGTTTTTACAACTACATCTAACAACTGGCATTTTGGAGAGCAACAATGGATAGCGCATAGAAGTGAAACAGGTACTTTGACAGCTTTTGGTTATGATCTTTTTTACAGAATCATCAGTAATGCCAATAATATCATTGCAGGTATAGATGGAGCTGCAGGACCTCAGGCCGACAAAGAAAGGATCAAAGGTGAAGCTTTGGGTTTGAGAGCTTTGGCATACTTTAATCTCGTACAAATGTATGGCAAAAGATATGACGCAACAAAAAAACCAAATAGCCAACTCGGAGTTTCTTTACTTTTGGCTCCGACATTTGAAGGGTTGCCACGAGCAACTGTGGAGGAAATTTATACTCAAATCAACAAGGATCTGGCAGATGCTTCTGCCGTCATGAAGACGACCAGACTTAACAAATCACACATCAATATCAATGTCATCAAGGGTATTCATGCTAGAGTAGCATTGGCGCAACAAAACTGGGCAGATGCTGCCAAGTTTGCTGCTGAAGCCAGAGCAGGACAGACCCTGATGAGTAACGCGCAGTATCAGGATGGATTTGCTGATATCACCAACCCTGAATGGATGTGGGGATTTGATCACCTGGAAGACCAGAGCGAGTTTTTCGGAGGATATCATTCATACATTTCTTGCAATTACAACTCATCCGTAATCAGAACTGTACCAAGAGCCATTAATGGAATACTTTATGACAGTATACCTGCAACGGACGTCAGATCCAAAATGTGGGTCAAAGCACCAACTGCCACCAATTCTGTAGTACCTCCCGGGGGTGTAAGAAGACCATATATGGGTCAAAAATTCAGATTACCAGGAGTGCCTTCAACCAGCACTATGGGTGACGTACCGTATATGCGCGCAGGAGAAATGTTTTTGATTGAAGCTGAAGCACAAGCGCGTGCAGGAAATAATACAGCGGCGCAGGACGCACTTTTCACCTTAGTGGTAAACAGAGACCCATCATACAAAAAAAGTACAAAGACAGGTGTTGCACTGATCAATGAAATTATGTTCCACCGAAGAGTCGAGCTTTGGGGTGAAGGACACAGATGGTTTGACCTGAAGAGACTTGATCTTCCAGTTGACAGAAAGGGTGCAGGGCATATCATCGCAGTGGCACTTTTCTTAGAGAAACCAGCGGGCCATGTGGAGTGGGAATTCCTTCTTCCAAGAAGAGAACTGGAAACCAACAAACAGGCGGTGCAAAATCCATTGTAA
- a CDS encoding RNA methyltransferase, producing MFLPEEFKKHLPSWFRDEKEVEEFLAAMDVPSPVSVRHNTKKCAGDVRLSSQVPWCANGYYLDSRPVFTLDPIFHAGGYYVQEASSMFIWHILESINLPKSDLKILDLSAAPGGKSTLIASWLAGKGLLVANEIVKNRAYTLKYNLMKEGYDNTVVTNNAPEDFGNIRNFFDIILVDAPCSGEGMFRKDPDAVHHWSPDNVRHCAVRQKSILNDIIPSLKSDGILVYSTCTYNHSENIDQADFLVSEYGLESVKINHSPFWGITEIHGKNSTGYQFFPHKTKGEGFFVSVFRNLEDFPKTHQPKGKKSNLSPADKKEIRLLDDWVNGPAAAYIKDVAGTIHVVPAEQMENVLVLDSYLRLIYCGVSAGVINKNILIPDHSLALSQILHENIPKIELDPPSALKYLKKTLPAIDSTQKSWMVATYKGLSLGFLKNIGDRINNYLPNEYKIWMELPE from the coding sequence ATGTTTCTGCCTGAAGAATTTAAAAAACACCTACCTTCCTGGTTCAGGGATGAAAAGGAAGTCGAAGAATTTTTGGCGGCTATGGATGTACCGTCTCCTGTCTCTGTGCGGCACAATACAAAAAAATGTGCAGGAGATGTAAGGTTGTCTTCGCAGGTACCATGGTGTGCCAATGGGTATTATTTGGATTCAAGACCTGTCTTTACTTTAGACCCCATTTTCCATGCAGGCGGATATTATGTGCAGGAAGCTTCATCCATGTTCATCTGGCATATCCTTGAAAGCATAAATCTACCCAAATCCGACCTTAAAATCCTTGACTTGTCTGCAGCGCCTGGAGGTAAGAGTACACTAATAGCATCCTGGCTGGCTGGAAAAGGGCTGCTCGTGGCCAATGAGATCGTAAAAAACAGGGCCTATACGCTCAAATACAATCTCATGAAGGAAGGATATGACAATACTGTAGTCACCAATAATGCACCCGAAGACTTTGGCAATATCAGGAATTTTTTTGACATCATCCTGGTGGATGCTCCGTGTTCAGGGGAAGGTATGTTCAGAAAAGATCCTGATGCGGTGCATCACTGGTCTCCCGATAATGTGCGACATTGTGCTGTCCGTCAAAAGTCCATTCTGAATGACATCATCCCTTCGTTAAAATCAGATGGTATACTTGTATATTCTACATGTACCTACAATCATTCTGAAAACATAGATCAGGCAGATTTTTTGGTCAGTGAATACGGTCTGGAAAGTGTCAAAATCAACCACTCACCATTCTGGGGTATTACTGAGATACATGGTAAAAATAGTACAGGATATCAGTTTTTTCCACATAAAACTAAGGGCGAAGGTTTTTTTGTTTCTGTTTTCAGAAATTTGGAAGACTTCCCAAAAACACATCAGCCAAAGGGGAAAAAAAGCAATTTGTCTCCTGCTGATAAAAAAGAAATCCGCTTGCTCGATGACTGGGTGAATGGCCCCGCTGCGGCATATATTAAAGATGTAGCAGGTACTATTCATGTCGTGCCGGCCGAACAGATGGAAAACGTCCTTGTGCTGGACAGCTACCTTCGTTTGATTTACTGTGGTGTGTCGGCCGGGGTGATCAATAAAAATATACTGATACCTGATCACAGCCTTGCTTTATCGCAAATCCTGCATGAAAACATCCCAAAAATAGAACTCGACCCACCATCAGCCCTAAAATATCTCAAAAAAACCTTACCCGCCATTGATTCCACCCAAAAGTCCTGGATGGTGGCCACCTATAAAGGCTTAAGCCTGGGATTTCTAAAAAATATTGGTGACAGGATCAATAATTATTTGCCCAATGAGTATAAGATATGGATGGAATTGCCTGAGTAA
- a CDS encoding sodium:solute symporter produces MSSIDWIVLIGTLMVIVLYGAWKTKGAQNMQSYVLGDNEARWWTVGLSVMATQASAITFMSTPGQAFHDGMGFVQFYFGLPIAMIIICYTFIPIYHRLKVFTAYEFLEERFDVKTRTLTAGLFLIQRGLAAGITIYAPAIILSTILGWNLNLLNFLLGALVVIYTVSGGTKAVNVTQKQQMFIIMTGMFLAFYIILDSLPENVTFTKAMDIAGASEKLNILDFSFNMESRYTFWSGITGGLFLSLSYFGTDQSQVQRYLSGKSIRESSLGLIFNGILKVPMQFFILLVGVMVFVFYQFNTSPVFFNSKTLEKLKNSDAAASVAMLEMKKDSVFLIKKSLLEKYNLSQANPEDKKALQLQIQSLDSSEKEIRNEAKNLVKTHLPEEESNDKDYVFISFILAHLPKGIIGLLLAVIFSAAMSSTASELNALATTTSVDIYKRLVNPAGNEMHYVLSSKWLTVIWGGIAIGFACFGTLFENLIQFVNIVGSVFYGTILGIFMVAFYFRTIKANAVFYAAIIAEAIVLLIFWSDIIGYLWLNVIGCVLVISIGWLFQHILMKPKSADVSA; encoded by the coding sequence ATGAGTAGTATAGACTGGATTGTACTGATCGGCACGCTGATGGTGATAGTGCTGTATGGTGCCTGGAAGACAAAGGGTGCTCAAAATATGCAATCCTATGTACTGGGAGATAATGAAGCACGATGGTGGACAGTAGGTCTTTCTGTGATGGCTACTCAGGCAAGCGCGATTACATTTATGTCCACACCAGGCCAGGCATTTCACGACGGGATGGGTTTTGTACAGTTTTATTTCGGGTTGCCCATAGCCATGATCATCATTTGTTATACTTTTATACCTATCTACCACAGGCTCAAAGTATTTACTGCATACGAATTTCTGGAAGAACGCTTTGATGTAAAAACGAGAACCCTTACAGCCGGATTATTTCTGATACAAAGAGGGCTTGCTGCCGGAATTACTATATATGCTCCGGCCATCATACTATCCACAATCCTTGGATGGAATCTCAATTTGTTAAATTTTCTGTTGGGTGCTTTAGTAGTCATCTATACAGTAAGTGGCGGCACCAAAGCGGTCAATGTCACCCAAAAACAGCAGATGTTTATCATCATGACGGGTATGTTTCTCGCATTTTATATCATCCTTGACTCGCTTCCCGAAAATGTCACATTTACCAAGGCCATGGATATTGCGGGTGCGTCTGAAAAACTGAATATCCTTGATTTTTCATTCAATATGGAAAGTCGATACACCTTCTGGTCGGGAATAACCGGTGGATTATTTTTGTCATTGTCCTACTTTGGTACAGATCAGTCACAGGTACAAAGATACTTGTCCGGAAAATCAATTAGAGAGAGTAGCCTTGGTTTGATATTTAATGGTATTTTGAAAGTACCGATGCAGTTTTTTATATTACTCGTAGGAGTGATGGTTTTTGTTTTTTATCAGTTCAACACATCACCTGTATTTTTTAATTCCAAAACGCTGGAAAAGTTAAAAAACAGTGATGCCGCAGCTTCAGTTGCTATGCTGGAAATGAAAAAAGACTCTGTATTTTTAATTAAAAAGTCACTGCTTGAAAAATACAACCTTTCACAGGCCAATCCTGAAGATAAAAAAGCTTTGCAACTACAAATACAATCTCTGGATTCATCAGAAAAAGAGATACGAAACGAAGCTAAAAACCTGGTAAAAACACACCTCCCTGAAGAAGAGTCAAATGATAAGGACTATGTATTCATCAGCTTCATTCTGGCTCATTTGCCCAAAGGAATCATAGGACTGTTGCTGGCGGTCATCTTCAGTGCTGCCATGTCATCCACAGCTTCTGAACTCAATGCATTGGCCACAACCACTTCCGTGGATATCTACAAACGATTGGTCAATCCTGCCGGTAACGAAATGCATTATGTCTTATCATCCAAATGGCTGACAGTCATTTGGGGTGGTATAGCGATTGGGTTTGCCTGTTTCGGTACATTGTTTGAAAACCTGATTCAGTTTGTCAATATTGTCGGGTCAGTGTTTTACGGGACTATCCTGGGGATATTTATGGTGGCATTTTATTTCAGAACAATTAAAGCCAATGCGGTATTTTATGCCGCCATTATAGCTGAAGCTATCGTCTTACTTATATTTTGGTCTGATATCATAGGATATTTGTGGCTCAATGTCATAGGTTGTGTATTGGTCATATCCATAGGTTGGCTCTTTCAGCATATATTGATGAAGCCCAAATCTGCCGATGTTTCTGCCTGA
- a CDS encoding PIG-L family deacetylase — MYKPLCHKTLLRSFFILVLSTISFLTLMDAQAPKKPTSGEIYHMMERLGFLGSVLYVAAHPDDENTRMISYLANDKKAVTTYLSLTRGDGGQNLIGPEISELLGVIRTQELLMARSIDNGKQMFTRANDFGYSKNAEETIKIWDTEKVKADVIWAIRRMRPDVIINRFDHRTSGETHGHHTASAQLSYELFDKADDKKIHPEHLKYVSTWQPKRLFFNTSWWFYGSEDKFKKADKSKLMSMDVGVYFPLLGKSNTEIAAESRSRHKCQGFGSTGTRGMQMEYLELLKGDLPPSKEDVFEGINTTWSRVDGGEDVKKLVEKVIAQYDFKNPSSSLPLLVQAYSAIQKTKDTFWKELKTNEIKEIIAACAGMYLEAKSNVHKATKGETITIDIEAINRLPVEASLLSIKGHGIVADTAINLKMITNEPLKWSTQTQIPVNTKYTAPYWLVNKGTLGLYNVEDQAIIGNPETKRDLKVTFLMNISGVNIEFTKDLVYKFNSPEYGETFRPLEIVPAFSVKVKEPVYIFASDQTKDIKVSVYAWAKDLKGTLSVPVPQGWKVTPESVDFSITNKGEHKDFTFSITPPDITQEVFITPKVTAGDEIFTSEIKDINYDHIPFQTVVMTSETKLSRIGIEVRGQRIAYLMGAGDEIPVSLRQIGYSVDEIKSDEISLEMLIKYDALIVGVRAYNTDEKLKFKQKDIFEYVKQGGNVIIQYNTANGLVTKDLAPYPLTLSRNRVTVEEAEMRILQPNHSIMNYPNKITSIDFEGWVQERGLYFPGEWDSKFTPVFSCNDPGEKPQDGSVLVAQHGDGHYIYTGLSFFRQLPAGVSGAFRLFANMISIGQDAQP, encoded by the coding sequence ATGTATAAGCCACTCTGCCACAAAACCTTACTAAGGTCATTTTTCATCTTAGTTCTCTCCACTATTTCTTTTTTAACATTAATGGATGCTCAGGCTCCAAAAAAACCGACCTCAGGTGAAATTTATCACATGATGGAAAGATTAGGTTTTCTTGGTTCTGTTCTATATGTGGCTGCTCATCCCGATGACGAAAATACCAGAATGATTTCTTATCTTGCCAATGATAAAAAAGCAGTGACGACATATCTCTCTCTCACCAGAGGAGATGGTGGTCAAAATCTCATTGGACCGGAGATATCAGAATTATTGGGCGTCATACGTACTCAGGAATTGCTCATGGCAAGATCCATAGACAATGGAAAACAAATGTTTACAAGGGCCAATGATTTTGGGTACTCTAAAAATGCAGAAGAAACCATTAAAATATGGGATACAGAAAAAGTAAAAGCCGATGTCATTTGGGCCATCAGAAGGATGAGACCTGATGTCATCATCAACAGATTTGATCATCGTACGTCAGGCGAAACACACGGACATCACACCGCATCCGCACAATTGTCCTACGAACTGTTTGATAAAGCGGATGACAAAAAAATTCATCCTGAGCATTTGAAATATGTTTCCACCTGGCAACCTAAAAGACTGTTTTTCAATACTTCATGGTGGTTTTACGGTAGTGAAGATAAATTCAAAAAAGCGGATAAATCCAAACTGATGAGTATGGATGTAGGTGTGTATTTCCCGCTATTGGGCAAATCAAATACAGAAATTGCCGCTGAGTCCAGAAGCAGACACAAATGTCAGGGATTCGGTTCAACAGGTACGCGCGGTATGCAAATGGAATATCTGGAATTGCTCAAAGGAGATTTACCACCATCAAAAGAAGATGTATTTGAAGGTATCAATACTACATGGTCAAGAGTGGATGGCGGCGAAGATGTAAAAAAACTCGTAGAAAAAGTGATTGCTCAGTATGATTTTAAAAATCCGTCATCTTCATTACCACTATTAGTTCAGGCATATAGTGCCATTCAGAAAACTAAAGATACATTCTGGAAAGAACTCAAAACCAACGAAATAAAGGAGATCATTGCAGCATGTGCCGGAATGTACCTGGAAGCTAAATCTAACGTACACAAGGCCACCAAAGGAGAGACCATCACTATTGACATAGAAGCTATCAACCGCTTGCCGGTCGAAGCAAGTCTTTTATCTATCAAAGGCCATGGGATTGTTGCTGATACAGCAATCAACTTAAAAATGATCACCAATGAACCATTAAAGTGGAGTACTCAGACGCAGATTCCTGTCAATACCAAATATACTGCTCCTTATTGGTTAGTCAATAAAGGTACCCTGGGACTTTACAATGTAGAAGATCAGGCCATCATTGGTAATCCCGAAACTAAAAGGGATCTTAAAGTCACTTTTTTAATGAACATATCAGGCGTCAACATAGAATTTACCAAAGATCTTGTATATAAATTTAATAGTCCAGAGTATGGTGAAACCTTCAGACCGCTTGAAATAGTTCCTGCTTTTTCTGTGAAAGTAAAAGAACCGGTTTATATTTTTGCCTCCGACCAGACCAAAGATATAAAAGTCTCTGTGTATGCCTGGGCTAAAGATTTGAAAGGAACACTTTCAGTGCCTGTGCCCCAAGGTTGGAAGGTTACACCTGAGTCAGTAGATTTCAGTATTACCAACAAAGGAGAACATAAGGATTTTACATTCAGCATCACTCCTCCGGACATCACACAGGAAGTATTCATCACTCCTAAAGTAACTGCCGGAGATGAAATTTTCACCAGTGAAATCAAAGACATCAATTATGATCACATCCCTTTTCAGACGGTGGTGATGACATCAGAGACCAAACTATCCCGAATAGGTATAGAAGTCCGAGGTCAAAGAATTGCATATCTGATGGGTGCCGGAGATGAGATTCCTGTAAGTTTGCGTCAGATAGGTTATTCAGTGGATGAAATCAAATCAGATGAAATATCATTGGAAATGCTCATAAAATATGACGCACTGATCGTTGGTGTAAGAGCATACAATACTGACGAAAAACTAAAATTCAAACAAAAGGACATATTTGAATACGTGAAACAAGGAGGTAATGTGATCATTCAATATAATACTGCCAACGGGTTGGTAACCAAGGATCTGGCACCCTACCCTCTGACCCTTTCCAGAAATCGGGTGACAGTAGAAGAAGCAGAAATGAGAATTCTCCAGCCTAACCATTCTATCATGAATTATCCGAACAAAATCACTTCCATAGACTTTGAAGGATGGGTGCAGGAACGGGGTCTGTATTTTCCAGGCGAATGGGACAGTAAATTTACCCCCGTTTTTTCATGCAATGATCCGGGAGAAAAACCACAGGATGGCAGTGTTTTGGTGGCTCAGCATGGAGATGGCCATTATATTTATACCGGATTGTCATTTTTCAGACAATTACCTGCCGGTGTATCCGGGGCTTTCAGATTATTTGCCAATATGATTTCAATAGGGCAAGATGCACAACCATAA
- the mazG gene encoding nucleoside triphosphate pyrophosphohydrolase, with product MSIFVSLQKRNVNSKIKNTRQSKADAFLRLLDIMDDLRAKCPWDMKQTNDTLRILTIEETYELSDAILSANDEDIKEEIGDLMLHMVFYAKIAEEKGAFDIGQSLNQICEKLIKRHPHIYGDVTVRDEFDVKKNWEQIKLSEGKKSVLSGVPGSLPAMVKAYRMQEKTAQVGFEWKNKMDVWAKVEEEILEFKEVVNIADQDKKEEEFGDILFSLINYARFEGINPETALERVNRKFKKRFEYIEDNAHAPLAEMTLEEMDDLWNLAKKEFETT from the coding sequence ATAAGTATTTTTGTGTCATTGCAAAAAAGAAATGTGAATTCAAAGATAAAAAATACAAGACAATCAAAAGCCGATGCGTTTTTAAGGTTGTTGGATATCATGGATGACCTGAGAGCAAAATGCCCCTGGGACATGAAACAGACAAATGATACATTAAGGATACTCACTATCGAAGAAACTTATGAACTGTCAGACGCCATCTTGTCCGCTAATGATGAAGACATCAAGGAAGAAATTGGTGATCTCATGTTGCATATGGTTTTTTATGCTAAAATTGCTGAAGAAAAAGGGGCATTTGACATAGGCCAATCATTAAATCAAATCTGTGAAAAACTCATCAAGCGACATCCCCATATCTACGGAGATGTTACGGTAAGGGATGAGTTTGATGTCAAAAAAAACTGGGAACAAATCAAGCTTTCCGAAGGTAAAAAATCTGTTTTATCAGGAGTACCCGGGAGTTTGCCAGCTATGGTCAAGGCATACAGGATGCAGGAAAAAACAGCGCAGGTTGGATTCGAATGGAAAAATAAAATGGATGTTTGGGCAAAAGTTGAAGAAGAGATTCTTGAATTTAAAGAAGTGGTAAATATAGCTGATCAGGACAAAAAAGAAGAAGAATTTGGCGATATTTTGTTTTCATTGATCAATTATGCAAGATTTGAAGGCATCAATCCGGAAACTGCACTGGAAAGGGTAAACAGAAAGTTTAAAAAAAGATTTGAATACATAGAAGATAATGCTCATGCCCCATTGGCAGAAATGACTTTGGAAGAGATGGACGACTTATGGAATCTTGCCAAAAAAGAATTTGAAACCACCTAA
- a CDS encoding aminotransferase class V-fold PLP-dependent enzyme gives MDKRSFLKNAGTALIGATMPLQNLFENPDQVYDPWSPEDLASEESFWKQIRKGYRLKSEYINLENGYYCFMPQSTLERFVGHVREVNYQGAYYMRTVQTENKDKSAKKLADMLGCGHDEVVITRNTTESLDTVINGYDWKQGDEAVMAEQDYGSIVNQFKLMERRYGIVNKIVSVPNHPKSDEEIIDLYASAITPKTRLIMICHMINITGQILPVKKICDMAHSKGVDVMVDGAHAIAHIDFNMNDLGCDYYGASLHKWLSTPLGAGLLYVRKDKIKALAPTLATWTEKADDIKKLNHTGTHPVHTDLAVIDAINFYEKIGKKRKEERLRYLQRYWSDQVRNIKGITVNTPEDPKKSCGIANVGIDRMKPAEMAKTLLEKYKIYTVAIDGQGVHGCRITPNLYTTTAELDVFVKALKEMA, from the coding sequence ATGGACAAAAGAAGCTTCCTGAAAAATGCCGGAACTGCCCTGATTGGAGCAACCATGCCTTTGCAAAATTTGTTTGAAAATCCGGATCAGGTCTATGATCCATGGAGTCCTGAAGATCTTGCATCTGAAGAGTCTTTCTGGAAACAAATCAGAAAAGGGTACAGACTTAAATCAGAATATATCAATCTTGAAAATGGCTACTACTGTTTTATGCCACAATCGACCCTTGAGCGTTTTGTAGGTCATGTCAGAGAGGTCAACTACCAGGGAGCGTACTATATGCGGACAGTTCAGACTGAAAATAAAGACAAATCAGCCAAAAAACTAGCAGACATGCTGGGTTGCGGGCATGATGAAGTGGTGATCACCAGAAATACAACTGAATCACTCGATACGGTCATCAATGGATATGACTGGAAACAGGGAGATGAAGCAGTGATGGCAGAACAGGATTATGGTTCTATAGTCAATCAGTTTAAACTAATGGAACGAAGATATGGTATTGTAAATAAAATCGTTTCTGTACCCAATCATCCAAAATCTGACGAGGAGATTATCGATTTGTATGCTTCAGCCATCACACCCAAAACCAGGCTCATTATGATTTGCCATATGATCAATATTACAGGTCAGATCCTCCCGGTGAAAAAAATCTGTGATATGGCTCACAGTAAAGGGGTGGATGTCATGGTAGACGGAGCACATGCCATTGCCCACATTGATTTTAATATGAATGATCTTGGTTGTGACTACTATGGTGCCAGTTTGCACAAATGGTTGAGTACCCCACTTGGTGCTGGTCTTCTTTATGTCAGGAAGGATAAAATCAAAGCCTTAGCACCAACTCTGGCCACATGGACAGAAAAAGCGGACGATATCAAAAAACTGAATCATACAGGCACTCATCCCGTTCATACTGACCTGGCTGTGATAGACGCTATCAACTTTTATGAAAAAATCGGAAAAAAAAGAAAAGAAGAAAGACTCAGGTACCTACAGAGATATTGGTCTGATCAGGTACGAAATATCAAAGGCATCACTGTCAATACGCCTGAAGATCCAAAAAAGTCCTGCGGTATAGCCAATGTGGGTATCGACAGGATGAAGCCTGCTGAAATGGCTAAAACATTGCTGGAAAAATACAAAATATACACTGTAGCCATCGATGGACAAGGCGTACATGGCTGTCGCATCACCCCAAATTTGTACACCACAACTGCAGAATTGGATGTTTTTGTTAAAGCATTGAAGGAGATGGCATAA
- a CDS encoding DUF4253 domain-containing protein, with protein MSKLKLLNEVAIKLNLLKYGFEPSHITYAGDNVRYGGEDLNSRNHHFSYINDQFSNDIKFHLEFTLIISPERMYFKGTFFLHVLFKKIKIVMYKSNYVPLVNNTTYPELDYDVRKSFSHLQDQLPNINFRSPTGKIDDEQLDKAISVIHSLMDDNIMPFFDSVSTIEKVNTNIIDKYEDTDWDNLNIFIHGWSGAKKIIFMKLGNNKRFEEFKSWYLDLVIKTSPSEDAPEPTFIKNILCELEKVQTDPHYFDYEVPDDTRDDLKPNARHLVELQKAAPKEPVKKSKDTTALNTTRFSSDELEIITDAGIDATAIDIIHDYKIGLLSPSLSDSDGDEYIGIEIEGISYPMDIEGFEYLRDTINPQLQSVGYKAYITSWPDRQTNHYTITVIPRGDDMDILRYQYTNGINHSLGPDEIITKLKYWRDHMNLSILGAGYDWVAFSMSPFPSDLDGFISELIAFCPDYLEQDFYSAQGLDHSRQQIKDFIRQYGFVRLWWD; from the coding sequence ATGAGCAAACTAAAACTGCTGAACGAAGTAGCTATTAAACTGAATCTATTAAAATATGGGTTTGAACCCAGTCACATAACATATGCTGGAGATAATGTGCGCTATGGGGGAGAAGATCTAAATTCACGTAACCATCATTTTAGTTATATCAACGATCAATTTTCTAATGATATAAAATTCCATTTAGAATTTACATTAATCATTAGTCCAGAAAGAATGTATTTTAAAGGAACTTTTTTTCTTCATGTTTTATTTAAAAAAATTAAAATAGTAATGTACAAAAGTAATTATGTACCGCTGGTTAATAATACTACTTATCCCGAATTGGATTATGATGTGAGGAAATCATTCAGTCATCTACAGGACCAGCTACCTAACATCAACTTCAGAAGCCCTACAGGAAAAATAGATGACGAGCAGCTTGATAAAGCGATATCGGTGATCCACTCATTAATGGATGACAATATAATGCCATTTTTTGATTCGGTATCAACGATAGAAAAGGTAAACACAAACATCATCGACAAATATGAAGATACTGACTGGGACAATCTCAATATTTTTATCCATGGATGGTCGGGAGCTAAAAAGATTATTTTTATGAAATTAGGCAACAACAAAAGGTTCGAAGAATTTAAATCATGGTATTTAGACTTAGTAATCAAAACCTCACCTTCTGAGGATGCCCCTGAGCCAACATTTATAAAAAACATCTTGTGTGAATTAGAAAAAGTACAAACCGACCCACACTACTTTGACTACGAAGTACCGGATGATACAAGGGATGATTTAAAGCCCAACGCAAGACATCTGGTGGAGCTTCAGAAGGCAGCCCCAAAAGAACCCGTAAAAAAGTCTAAAGACACAACTGCACTAAATACCACAAGATTCTCATCCGACGAGCTGGAAATCATCACCGATGCAGGTATAGATGCCACAGCCATCGACATCATCCATGACTACAAGATTGGACTCTTATCGCCATCTTTATCTGACAGTGACGGAGATGAATATATAGGCATAGAGATAGAAGGCATCTCCTATCCTATGGACATAGAGGGATTTGAATACCTGAGAGACACCATCAATCCACAGCTACAGTCAGTAGGATACAAGGCGTATATCACCTCCTGGCCCGACCGCCAAACTAATCACTATACTATCACCGTCATACCGCGGGGCGATGATATGGACATCCTCCGCTATCAGTACACCAATGGTATCAACCATAGCCTTGGTCCTGATGAGATCATCACTAAACTCAAGTATTGGCGTGATCATATGAATCTATCCATACTTGGGGCAGGTTACGATTGGGTGGCTTTTAGCATGAGTCCGTTTCCATCAGATCTTGATGGTTTTATTTCAGAGCTGATAGCTTTCTGTCCCGACTATCTCGAGCAGGACTTCTACTCAGCACAGGGCTTGGACCATAGCCGTCAGCAGATCAAAGACTTCATCAGGCAGTATGGTTTCGTCAGGCTATGGTGGGATTGA